Within Thermoanaerobaculia bacterium, the genomic segment AGTCCCGGCCCTCATCTTCGCGCTCGGAATGTACCTGCCGCTGGAGTTGAACACTCCGGCGCTCGTCGGCGGCTTTCTCGCGCACTGGGTGACGAAGAAGTCGGAGCGGCTCGGGAGCGCCCGGGGCGCGACCGTGCGCGAGCGGGGGGTGGTGATCGCCTCGGGCCTGATGGCGGGAGGGGCGCTGGGAGGCGTTTTCGGCGCCGCCCTGCGGCTCTTCCCCTGGTATCGCGAAGACCTGATCAAGACGCCGTTCTTCGACCGCGACGCCGTCTCGCAGAGCGTTTCGGCGCTTCTTTTCGCCGGTCTCTGCGGGTATCTCTGGTGGAATTCCACGAGAAAGGTGCGCCATGACTCCTCCGTCCGATCCGCTTGACCGATCCGTCGCCGACGCGATCCTCGGAATCGACACGCTCTGGGGCGGCGATGTGATGTGCCCGTCGGGGACCGGCCGGTTCATCGCCGATTCCTGGTATTCGGACGAACCGCTTCCGGCCGCCTACACGCACCCGGCCGCCGAACGGGTGCGAAAGGCCGGGGGAGTCTCGTCCCGGACGATCGACGCCGCGGCGATCGACGCCTATCTCGACGCCGTCGACGTGCCGGCGGCGATCTCCTCCGTCTCGGCGCGCGGCCGGCGCCTCGGCGGGCTTCGAGGCGCTTACCTCGAGGGCCTCGGAGGCTGCTTCGAGGTGATGTGGGAGCTCGTCGAGGAGCTCCTGGGCCGCGGCGAGCCGGTCCCCTACGAGCGCTGCGTCCCGGCGGTGACGGGAAAGGCGCCGGAGCCGTCGAAACCGGAGGAGAAACGGCGCCGCGTGGCCGATCTCCTCGCGAAGGCCGGCCATCCGTCGAGCGGAAACGACGGGCTCCTGTCGGCCGTCGACGCCTGGCGGCGCGAGCGGCTCGTGCCGGGCCGTTCGATCCCCGCGCTCGCGTCGGCGTTCATCTCGGAGCTCGACGCGCTGACGGTCGCCCGCGTCCTGCCGTATCTGCCGTCCGAGCTGCGCTCGGTGCCGCGGGCGAACATCAAATTCCTTCCGATCGAGAACGCGTGGTTCTCCGGGTCGATGAACTATCTCGGCCGCGCGAGAAAGGCGGACGGCACGCCCCTCTACGACGCCACCTACGAGATCAACGCGTCGCTCTCGATCAGCGTTCCGGAGTTCCAGCAGCTCGTCAGCCACGAGGTGGTCCCCGGGCACGTCACGACGTTCGCCTATCTCCAGAATCTCCACGTCCGCGGCGAAGTCGGCTTCGAGGCCTCGGTCCTGACGATGAACACGCGCGCGGCGAGCCTCTACGAAGGCCTCGCGAACAACGCGATCCTGATCGCTCACGGCGTGCAGAGCCTCGACGAGCTGCCGGACGAGGATCTCCAGATCGGCGTTCTCCTCGCCCTGCTGCAGGACGACGCGAAGAACCAGTCTTCCTACATGACCTGGAAGGAGCGCGCTCCCCAGTCCGAGGTCGCGGCGGCGCTGCGCCGGGATTTCCTCGTCTCCGAGGAGCGGGCCGACAAGCTCTCCGGGGCGTGGGGGAGGCACCCGCTCCTGGGCCGGATGTACCTGCCGGCTTACCGCGCGGGGACCGAGACCGTGGCGAGGCTGAGACGGAAGCATCCCCCGGAGAAGTTCCTCCCGGTGCTGTTCGGCTGCCGGGGCCTGGTCGACGTCGTGACGATCGAGCAGGCGCTGGAAAGCTAGCGGGCGGCCCTTTCGAGCCGCCCGCGTTCGCACGGGAAGGGAAGGACCCCGCCCGCGGCTCTACTGTTGGGCGACCTTCGACGTCGGCGCACCGTCGGTGCCGTTGCCGATAACCTGGTTGTTGCCGAAAGATACGATCTTTCCGCCGAGGAATTCATACAGGCCGACGTTGTCGTTGTCGAACACGCTGGCGTGGCTGATCCGCACCTGAGACAGCGTGCCTCGAGAAACGA encodes:
- a CDS encoding OPT/YSL family transporter, producing VPALIFALGMYLPLELNTPALVGGFLAHWVTKKSERLGSARGATVRERGVVIASGLMAGGALGGVFGAALRLFPWYREDLIKTPFFDRDAVSQSVSALLFAGLCGYLWWNSTRKVRHDSSVRSA